Proteins from one Ranitomeya variabilis isolate aRanVar5 chromosome 1, aRanVar5.hap1, whole genome shotgun sequence genomic window:
- the FLVCR2 gene encoding choline/ethanolamine transporter FLVCR2 isoform X2: MVTDGLSGEDLQPGGDGSEKRSADDRVSNGAVVRLEEGHMTKLYGRRWPMVLLFSAYSLCNSFQWLQYGIISNIFIDYYGVSSLAIDWLSMTYMLTYIPLIFPVTWLLDTRGLRLIALVGSGLNCLGAWIKTASARPDLYGVTLFGQLICSMAQVFILGMPAHIASVWFSSTEVSTACSLAVFGNQLGVAVGFLLPPVLVPNIEDKEKLSHHISIMFYGTAVAASLLFTLVICVFQDRPPLPPTLAQAVQHSSSAQYSYKLSIVSLLKNPNFILLVLSYGLNTGAFYSLSTLLNRMVIEHYPGEEVNAGRIGLTITVAGMCGALVTGFWLDRTKTYKQTTLGVYIFSLVGMLVFTFTLDLGYLWLVFITAGCLGFFMTGYLPLGFEFAAELTHPESEGTSSGLLNVSAQVFGLVFTTAQGRILDTFGVKLGNVFLCCFLLVGAIITAFIKSDLRRQRANLGAPHAGPAPCQLTSQEVPLHT, from the exons ATGGTGACAGACGGGCTCTCGGGGGAAGATCTGCAGCCCGGAGGTGATGGATCAGAAAAGCGATCAGCTGATGATCGGGTCTCCAATGGGGCGGTTGTGCGGCTGGAGGAGGGTCATATGACTAAGCTGTACGGCCGGCGCTGGCCGATGGTGCTGCTCTTCAGCGCCTACTCGCTGTGTAACTCCTTCCAGTGGCTGCAGTACGGGATCATCAGTAATATCTTCATCGACTACTATGGTGTCAGCAGCCTTGCCATCGACTGGCTGTCCATGACCTACATGCTGACCTACATCCCGCTCATATTCCCGGTGACCTGGCTGCTGGACACTCGTGGCCTGCGGCTCATTGCATTGGTTGGATCAGGACTCAACTGTCTGGGCGCCTGGATAAAGACGGCCAGCGCCCGGCCGGATCTGTATGGTGTCACACTGTTTGGACAGTTAATATGTTCGATGGCTCAAGTCTTCATCCTGGGAATGCCCGCACACATTGCGTCCGTGTGGTTCAGCTCCACCGAAGTCTCCACCGCCTGCTCTCTTGCAGTTTTTGGCAATCAG CTCGGGGTGGCAGTGGGATTTCTTTTACCCCCAGTCCTGGTTCCCAACATAGAAGATAAAGAGAAGCTGTCACATCACATTAGCATCATGTTCTATGGGACAGCGGTAGCTGCGAGTCTGCTCTTCACCCTGGTAATTTGTG TATTTCAggaccgcccaccactgccccccacGTTGGCTCAGGCTGTACAGCATTCTTCTTCTGCCCAGTATTCGTACAAGCTTTCCATTGTGTCTCTCCTGAAGAACCCAAACTTCATTCTACTTGTTTTGTCGTATG gaCTTAACACTGGCGCCTTTTACTCTCTTTCCACTCTACTGAACCGCATGGTGATTGAGCACTATCCG GGAGAAGAGGTGAATGCCGGGCGCATCGGGCTGACAATCACTGTAGCTGGAATGTGCGGAGCCCTGGTTACTGGATTCTGGTTGGACAGAACAAaaacctacaa ACAGACCACCCTAGGGGTGTACATCTTCTCACTGGTGGGGATGCTGGTATTTACGTTCACCCTGGACCTTGGCTACCTCTGGCTTGTCTTCATTACAGCGGGATGTTTGGG GTTCTTTATGACGGGGTATCTTCCACTTGGCTTTGAGTTTGCAGCAGAATTAACTCATCCAGAATCAGAGGGAACGTCTTCTGGACTCCTGAATGTGTCCGCTCAG GTGTTCGGACTTGTCTTCACCACGGCGCAGGGTCGGATCCTGGATACGTTTGGGGTGAAGCTGGGTAACGTTTTCCTCTGCTGTTTCCTGCTGGTGGGAGCAATTATTACTG CCTTCATTAAGTCTGACCTCCGTAGGCAGAGGGCAAATCTGGGGGCACCACACGCG GGACCAGCGCCATGCCAGTTGACCTCACAGGAGGTCCCACTCCACACATGA
- the FLVCR2 gene encoding choline/ethanolamine transporter FLVCR2 isoform X1, with protein sequence MVTDGLSGEDLQPGGDGSEKRSADDRVSNGAVVRLEEGHMTKLYGRRWPMVLLFSAYSLCNSFQWLQYGIISNIFIDYYGVSSLAIDWLSMTYMLTYIPLIFPVTWLLDTRGLRLIALVGSGLNCLGAWIKTASARPDLYGVTLFGQLICSMAQVFILGMPAHIASVWFSSTEVSTACSLAVFGNQLGVAVGFLLPPVLVPNIEDKEKLSHHISIMFYGTAVAASLLFTLVICVFQDRPPLPPTLAQAVQHSSSAQYSYKLSIVSLLKNPNFILLVLSYGLNTGAFYSLSTLLNRMVIEHYPGEEVNAGRIGLTITVAGMCGALVTGFWLDRTKTYKQTTLGVYIFSLVGMLVFTFTLDLGYLWLVFITAGCLGFFMTGYLPLGFEFAAELTHPESEGTSSGLLNVSAQVFGLVFTTAQGRILDTFGVKLGNVFLCCFLLVGAIITAFIKSDLRRQRANLGAPHAPLVSGHTTDTVDVQYGSVAMRQ encoded by the exons ATGGTGACAGACGGGCTCTCGGGGGAAGATCTGCAGCCCGGAGGTGATGGATCAGAAAAGCGATCAGCTGATGATCGGGTCTCCAATGGGGCGGTTGTGCGGCTGGAGGAGGGTCATATGACTAAGCTGTACGGCCGGCGCTGGCCGATGGTGCTGCTCTTCAGCGCCTACTCGCTGTGTAACTCCTTCCAGTGGCTGCAGTACGGGATCATCAGTAATATCTTCATCGACTACTATGGTGTCAGCAGCCTTGCCATCGACTGGCTGTCCATGACCTACATGCTGACCTACATCCCGCTCATATTCCCGGTGACCTGGCTGCTGGACACTCGTGGCCTGCGGCTCATTGCATTGGTTGGATCAGGACTCAACTGTCTGGGCGCCTGGATAAAGACGGCCAGCGCCCGGCCGGATCTGTATGGTGTCACACTGTTTGGACAGTTAATATGTTCGATGGCTCAAGTCTTCATCCTGGGAATGCCCGCACACATTGCGTCCGTGTGGTTCAGCTCCACCGAAGTCTCCACCGCCTGCTCTCTTGCAGTTTTTGGCAATCAG CTCGGGGTGGCAGTGGGATTTCTTTTACCCCCAGTCCTGGTTCCCAACATAGAAGATAAAGAGAAGCTGTCACATCACATTAGCATCATGTTCTATGGGACAGCGGTAGCTGCGAGTCTGCTCTTCACCCTGGTAATTTGTG TATTTCAggaccgcccaccactgccccccacGTTGGCTCAGGCTGTACAGCATTCTTCTTCTGCCCAGTATTCGTACAAGCTTTCCATTGTGTCTCTCCTGAAGAACCCAAACTTCATTCTACTTGTTTTGTCGTATG gaCTTAACACTGGCGCCTTTTACTCTCTTTCCACTCTACTGAACCGCATGGTGATTGAGCACTATCCG GGAGAAGAGGTGAATGCCGGGCGCATCGGGCTGACAATCACTGTAGCTGGAATGTGCGGAGCCCTGGTTACTGGATTCTGGTTGGACAGAACAAaaacctacaa ACAGACCACCCTAGGGGTGTACATCTTCTCACTGGTGGGGATGCTGGTATTTACGTTCACCCTGGACCTTGGCTACCTCTGGCTTGTCTTCATTACAGCGGGATGTTTGGG GTTCTTTATGACGGGGTATCTTCCACTTGGCTTTGAGTTTGCAGCAGAATTAACTCATCCAGAATCAGAGGGAACGTCTTCTGGACTCCTGAATGTGTCCGCTCAG GTGTTCGGACTTGTCTTCACCACGGCGCAGGGTCGGATCCTGGATACGTTTGGGGTGAAGCTGGGTAACGTTTTCCTCTGCTGTTTCCTGCTGGTGGGAGCAATTATTACTG CCTTCATTAAGTCTGACCTCCGTAGGCAGAGGGCAAATCTGGGGGCACCACACGCG CCACTAGTGTCAGGCCATACTACGGACACTGTGGACGTCCAGTACGGCTCCGTGGCCATGCGCCAATAG